Within the bacterium genome, the region AAACCTTTTATCACTATATCAATGTCTGAATGTCGTCTGAACTTATCAGAGAGAAGTGAACCACAGAGATAGAAAACTTCAAATTTATAATATTTTCTCAAAAGTGATGCCAGTCTCTTCGCCTCTTTGAAGGCATCTTCTTTTAAGGATTTCGTTTTCTTTTGTCGCTCTTTTAAAACAGCGATAAGTGA harbors:
- a CDS encoding nucleotidyltransferase domain-containing protein, whose protein sequence is MAKRTNLMSLIAVLKERQKKTKSLKEDAFKEAKRLASLLRKYYKFEVFYLCGSLLSDKFRRHSDIDIVIKGLKFEDFFKAYAFLIKESKYKIDLKPFEDLTPDFKWREKDWIKIF